A single region of the Anomaloglossus baeobatrachus isolate aAnoBae1 chromosome 2, aAnoBae1.hap1, whole genome shotgun sequence genome encodes:
- the EMC6 gene encoding ER membrane protein complex subunit 6 isoform X2, whose translation MAAVGLKREGPQFISEAAVRGNAAVLDYCRTSVSALSGATAGILGLTGLYGFIFYFLASFLLSLLLVLKSGRRWNKYFKSRRPLFTGGLIGGLFTYVLFWTFLYGMVHVY comes from the coding sequence ATGGCTGCTGTTGGCCTGAAGAGAGAAGGTCCTCAGTTCATCAGTGAAGCCGCAGTGAGAGGGAACGCTGCCGTCCTCGACTACTGCAGAACCTCGGTTTCTGCCCTTTCTGGAGCCACCGCTGGAATTCTTGGCCTGACCGGCCTGTACGGGTTCATCTTCTACTTCCTTGCCTCTTTTCTCCTCTCCCTGCTGTTGGTGTTAAAGTCTGGACGCAGGTGGAACAAATATTTTAAATCGAGGAGGCCACTTTTTACCGGCGGTCTTATCGGTGGCCTCTTTACGTATGTCTTGTTTTGGACCTTCTTGTACGGCATGGTGCATGTGTACTGA
- the EMC6 gene encoding ER membrane protein complex subunit 6 isoform X1, which produces MEISCSWTPYIAAMAAVGLKREGPQFISEAAVRGNAAVLDYCRTSVSALSGATAGILGLTGLYGFIFYFLASFLLSLLLVLKSGRRWNKYFKSRRPLFTGGLIGGLFTYVLFWTFLYGMVHVY; this is translated from the exons ATGGAAATCAG CTGTAGCTGGACTCCATACATTGCAGCAATGGCTGCTGTTGGCCTGAAGAGAGAAGGTCCTCAGTTCATCAGTGAAGCCGCAGTGAGAGGGAACGCTGCCGTCCTCGACTACTGCAGAACCTCGGTTTCTGCCCTTTCTGGAGCCACCGCTGGAATTCTTGGCCTGACCGGCCTGTACGGGTTCATCTTCTACTTCCTTGCCTCTTTTCTCCTCTCCCTGCTGTTGGTGTTAAAGTCTGGACGCAGGTGGAACAAATATTTTAAATCGAGGAGGCCACTTTTTACCGGCGGTCTTATCGGTGGCCTCTTTACGTATGTCTTGTTTTGGACCTTCTTGTACGGCATGGTGCATGTGTACTGA